From the genome of Primulina eburnea isolate SZY01 chromosome 12, ASM2296580v1, whole genome shotgun sequence, one region includes:
- the LOC140807240 gene encoding histone acetyltransferase MCC1-like isoform X1 → MVNLKVPCHPSISFRPIQPPDLAVLERIHGDLFPVRYESEFFHNVVNGRDIVSWGAVDQSRSNPQNDELIGFVTARVVLAKESEVEDLISFDSPNSDQTLVYILTLGVLESYRNMGVGKFLLFFLDAHFWILLSSNVLKKQFLNRVFSDPGFSASSLIHEVVKFASSISTCRAVYLHVISYNIPAIHLYKKMSFQCLRRLYNFYYINGEHYDSYVFVYYVNGGRSPCSPLELVLLFVSYIKGGFKSIAAKLWKNEERKKFKWPKFKESSCLLPSVQNKRIATSESARCLDLSQHVESLNADSLGLVYEMW, encoded by the exons ATGGTAAATCTCAAAGTTCCCTGCCATCCAAGTATATCTTTTAGGCCAATACAACCACCTGACTTAGCAGTTCTTGAAAGAATTCATGGAGATCTGTTTCCAGTAAG GTATGAATCTGAGTTTTTCCACAATGTTGTCAATGGCCGTGATATTGTGTCCTGGGGAGCTGTTGACCAAAGCCGGTCCAATCCACAGAACGATGAACTTATTGGATTTGTGACTGCTAGAGTTGTTTTGGCGAAAGAGAGTGAG GTAGAGGATTTAATCAGCTTTGACTCGCCAAACTCTGACCAAACACTGGTATACATCTTAACGCTGGGAGTCTTAGAATCCTATAGAAATATGGGAGTAGGCAagtttcttcttttctttcttgatGCCCATTTTTGGATATTACTTTCATCCAATGTGTTGAAGAAACAGTTCTTGAACCGGGTATTCTCTGATCCTGGATTTTCAGCCAGTTCACTGATACATGAAGTTGTAAAGTTCGCCTCTAGTATTTCAACTTGTCGTGCTGTTTATCTTCATGTGATCTCATACAATATTCCAGCCATACATCTGTACAAGAAAATGTCCTTTCAGTGCTTACGGAGGTTATAcaatttttattatatcaatGGTGAGCATTACGATTCATATGTATTCGTCTACTATGTGAATGGAGGTCGATCTCCTTGCTCACCTCT AGAACTTGTCTTGTTATTTGTTTCTTATATAAAGGGAGGctttaaatctattgctgcAAAGCTGTGGAAAAATGAAGAGAGGAAGAAATTCAAGTGGCCCAAATTTAAAGAGTCTAGTTGCCTTCTTCCCTCGGTACAGAACAAGAGAATTGCTACTTCCGAAAGCGCTCGATGCCTCGATCTGTCCCAGCATGTGGAATCTCTTAATGCTGATTCACTTGGCTTAGTGTACGAAATGTGGTAG
- the LOC140807240 gene encoding histone acetyltransferase MCC1-like isoform X2 produces MVNLKVPCHPSISFRPIQPPDLAVLERIHGDLFPVRYESEFFHNVVNGRDIVSWGAVDQSRSNPQNDELIGFVTARVVLAKESEVEDLISFDSPNSDQTLVYILTLGVLESYRNMGVGNSLIHEVVKFASSISTCRAVYLHVISYNIPAIHLYKKMSFQCLRRLYNFYYINGEHYDSYVFVYYVNGGRSPCSPLELVLLFVSYIKGGFKSIAAKLWKNEERKKFKWPKFKESSCLLPSVQNKRIATSESARCLDLSQHVESLNADSLGLVYEMW; encoded by the exons ATGGTAAATCTCAAAGTTCCCTGCCATCCAAGTATATCTTTTAGGCCAATACAACCACCTGACTTAGCAGTTCTTGAAAGAATTCATGGAGATCTGTTTCCAGTAAG GTATGAATCTGAGTTTTTCCACAATGTTGTCAATGGCCGTGATATTGTGTCCTGGGGAGCTGTTGACCAAAGCCGGTCCAATCCACAGAACGATGAACTTATTGGATTTGTGACTGCTAGAGTTGTTTTGGCGAAAGAGAGTGAG GTAGAGGATTTAATCAGCTTTGACTCGCCAAACTCTGACCAAACACTGGTATACATCTTAACGCTGGGAGTCTTAGAATCCTATAGAAATATGGGAGTAGGCAa TTCACTGATACATGAAGTTGTAAAGTTCGCCTCTAGTATTTCAACTTGTCGTGCTGTTTATCTTCATGTGATCTCATACAATATTCCAGCCATACATCTGTACAAGAAAATGTCCTTTCAGTGCTTACGGAGGTTATAcaatttttattatatcaatGGTGAGCATTACGATTCATATGTATTCGTCTACTATGTGAATGGAGGTCGATCTCCTTGCTCACCTCT AGAACTTGTCTTGTTATTTGTTTCTTATATAAAGGGAGGctttaaatctattgctgcAAAGCTGTGGAAAAATGAAGAGAGGAAGAAATTCAAGTGGCCCAAATTTAAAGAGTCTAGTTGCCTTCTTCCCTCGGTACAGAACAAGAGAATTGCTACTTCCGAAAGCGCTCGATGCCTCGATCTGTCCCAGCATGTGGAATCTCTTAATGCTGATTCACTTGGCTTAGTGTACGAAATGTGGTAG
- the LOC140807136 gene encoding cinnamoyl-CoA reductase 1-like, with protein MAPAAAFWVESSKGPVCVMDASGQLGSALVHRLLQRGYRVHAAVHNHGDEWYEERQWSTYGEKLRVFHSDPLDFGSIMQALKGCCALFYSFEPLSDHPTYDEYVGELEVRAAHNVLEACAQTHTIDKVVFTSSAAAVIWRESQHRSNGVEDDDVRVDERNWSDINFCKKVKLWHGVWKTVAEKTAWALAKDRGVNMVSINGGLLMRPDLSIKDPYLLGAEEMFKNGVFVTVDLQFLVDAHICVFEDPCSYGRYLCFNRIINSSKDIVKLATMLLPPTSDDDASGLEEDKKSCSVYQQRISNHKLNKLMLHFDSNYNAAAAPI; from the exons ATGGCACCTGCGGCTGCTTTCTGGGTCGAGTCGTCCAAGGGGCCCGTGTGCGTAATGGACGCTTCTGGGCAGTTGGGCTCAGCCCTGGTGCACCGTCTGTTGCAGAGAGGCTACAGGGTTCACGCTGCAGTGCACAACCACGGGG ATGAGTGGTATGAGGAGAGGCAATGGAGTACATATGGTGAAAAGTTGAGGGTATTCCATTCCGATCCATTGGATTTTGGTAGCATTATGCAGGCACTGAAGGGATGTTGTGCCTTGTTTTACTCCTTCGAGCCTCTTTCCGATCACCCAACTTATGAT GAATATGTGGGTGAATTGGAAGTAAGAGCAGCACACAATGTGCTGGAAGCTTGTGCACAGACACACACCATAGACAAGGTTGTTTTTACCTCCTCTGCGGCAGCTGTCATCTGGAGGGAGAGCCAACACCGCTCTAACGGTGTCGAGGACGACGATGTTCGTGTTGACGAAAGAAATTGGAGTGACATCAACTTTTGTAAAAAAGTTAAG TTATGGCATGGAGTATGGAAGACAGTAGCAGAGAAGACGGCTTGGGCATTGGCTAAGGACAGAGGGGTGAACATGGTGTCGATCAATGGAGGCCTGTTAATGCGTCCCGATTTGAGTATAAAAGATCCCTACTTATTGGGGGCGGAGGAGATGTTTAAAAATGGGGTGTTTGTGACTGTGGACTTGCAGTTCTTGGTGGACGCTCATATCTGTGTTTTCGAGGACCCTTGTTCCTACGGCAGATACCTCTGCTTTAACCGAATCATTAATTCAAGTAAAGACATAGTTAAGCTCGCAACAATGCTCTTACCACCTACTTCTGATGATGATGCTTCAGGGTTGGAAGAAGATAAGAAGAGCTGCAGTGTGTACCAGCAGAGGATTAGCAATCACAAATTGAACAAGCTGATGCTACATTTTGATAGCAATTATAATGCTGCTGCTGCACCAATATAG
- the LOC140807240 gene encoding histone acetyltransferase MCC1-like isoform X3: MNAIELKVEDLISFDSPNSDQTLVYILTLGVLESYRNMGVGKFLLFFLDAHFWILLSSNVLKKQFLNRVFSDPGFSASSLIHEVVKFASSISTCRAVYLHVISYNIPAIHLYKKMSFQCLRRLYNFYYINGEHYDSYVFVYYVNGGRSPCSPLELVLLFVSYIKGGFKSIAAKLWKNEERKKFKWPKFKESSCLLPSVQNKRIATSESARCLDLSQHVESLNADSLGLVYEMW; the protein is encoded by the exons ATGAACGCGATTGAGTTAAAG GTAGAGGATTTAATCAGCTTTGACTCGCCAAACTCTGACCAAACACTGGTATACATCTTAACGCTGGGAGTCTTAGAATCCTATAGAAATATGGGAGTAGGCAagtttcttcttttctttcttgatGCCCATTTTTGGATATTACTTTCATCCAATGTGTTGAAGAAACAGTTCTTGAACCGGGTATTCTCTGATCCTGGATTTTCAGCCAGTTCACTGATACATGAAGTTGTAAAGTTCGCCTCTAGTATTTCAACTTGTCGTGCTGTTTATCTTCATGTGATCTCATACAATATTCCAGCCATACATCTGTACAAGAAAATGTCCTTTCAGTGCTTACGGAGGTTATAcaatttttattatatcaatGGTGAGCATTACGATTCATATGTATTCGTCTACTATGTGAATGGAGGTCGATCTCCTTGCTCACCTCT AGAACTTGTCTTGTTATTTGTTTCTTATATAAAGGGAGGctttaaatctattgctgcAAAGCTGTGGAAAAATGAAGAGAGGAAGAAATTCAAGTGGCCCAAATTTAAAGAGTCTAGTTGCCTTCTTCCCTCGGTACAGAACAAGAGAATTGCTACTTCCGAAAGCGCTCGATGCCTCGATCTGTCCCAGCATGTGGAATCTCTTAATGCTGATTCACTTGGCTTAGTGTACGAAATGTGGTAG